A region from the Dermacentor andersoni chromosome 11, qqDerAnde1_hic_scaffold, whole genome shotgun sequence genome encodes:
- the LOC140214172 gene encoding uncharacterized protein, producing the protein MVKFLDFEPFVDDGEEDFMSYVERFDHYWKGTQNKDDSLKKSAFITAIGKRPYKTLKDLLLPAKPEDKSFNEIVAVLREHYSPGSKVIAEMFKFNRCYQMEGETISAFAVELRHMAARCDFGPFLDDALRDRFVAGLGDALIQASLLKKKDLSFETAYDLARSAELAAKESKGFRPTSHKTFLDGDVHVIQKGQQRQKARTSAGLAAGYSCYRCAEQHDA; encoded by the coding sequence ATGGTGAAGTTCTTGGATTTCGAGCCTTTCGTCGATGATGGCGAAGAAGATTTCATGTCTTATGTTGAAAGATTTGACCACTACTGGAAAGGGACCCAAAACAAGGATGACAGCCTGAAGAAGTCTGCCTTTATAACGGCCATTGGTAAACGCCCCTACAAGACGCTGAAGGACCTGTTGCTACCAGCGAAGCCAGAAGACAAATCATTCAATGAAATCGTCGCAGTCCTGAGGGAACACTACTCTCCGGGAAGCAAAGTTATCGCCGAAATGTTCAAGTTTAATCGCTGCTACCAGATGGAAGGTGAGACAATTTCTGCATTTGCCGTGGAACTACGCCATATGGCAGCAAGATGCGATTTTGGGCCGTTTCTGGACGATGCTCTTCGAGACAGGTTCGTGGCTGGCCTCGGCGACGCTTTGATTCAAGCCAGCCTTCTGAAGAAAAAGGACCTAAGCTTCGAAACTGCGTATGACCTAGCCAGAAGCGCGGAACTGGCTGCGAAAGAATCCAAAGGCTTCCGCCCAACCTCTCACAAGACTTTTCTCGACGGAGACGTCCACGTCATTCAGAAGGGTCAACAAAGACAAAAGGCGAGGACTTCGGCGGGTCTTGCAGCCGGTTACTCTTGTTACCGATGTGCGGAGCAACACGATGCGTGA